From a region of the Aeoliella mucimassa genome:
- a CDS encoding 2-oxoacid:acceptor oxidoreductase subunit alpha: MSTATEKPRQQLDEATVRFCGDSGDGMQLAGTQFTNTSALAGNDVATFPDFPAEIRAPRGTKAGVSGFQIHFSSRDIYTPGDTVDALVAMNPAALITNIGDLRDGGILVCNESAFDKKGLEQAGYASNPLEDGSLEQSYKLHKVDMTKLTRLAVEGLGLSQKEADRCRNFFAMGLVFWLYDRSLDPTLRFIDAKFGKNPDVAEANRRALKAGYNYGETVEAISTQYHVGKADLTPGTYRNIMGNTALAWGLVTAAHLSKRRLFLGAYPITPASDILHELAKLKNFDVLTFQAEDEIAAVTATIGASFAGEMAVTASSGPGIALKGEALGLAVMTELPMIVINVQRGGPSTGLPTKTEQADLFQAMYGRNGECPMPVIAASSPADCFEVAQEAWRIAVEHMIPVFLLTDGYIANGSEPWRIPDVGSLPRTEVKYAEPLSNGDVFHPYERNERLARPWARPGTPTLMHRVGGLEKQDITGNVSYDPANHQHMIETRARKVELIADHIPLQEVDGPESGDLLVVSWGGPYGSCATAVHTALAAGKSVAHCHLRYLNPFPKNFEQILRSYKKVLVPELNCGQLLTILRSKFDIPLVGLNKVQGKPFQVGEILDRIHAELEG, encoded by the coding sequence ATGTCGACTGCTACCGAAAAACCTAGGCAACAACTAGATGAAGCTACCGTTCGTTTTTGTGGCGATTCGGGCGACGGTATGCAACTCGCGGGAACCCAATTCACCAACACCTCGGCGCTAGCTGGCAACGATGTCGCGACGTTTCCCGACTTTCCGGCCGAGATTCGCGCCCCGCGCGGCACCAAAGCTGGCGTCAGTGGCTTTCAGATCCACTTCTCGAGCCGCGACATCTACACGCCCGGCGACACGGTCGACGCGCTAGTTGCCATGAATCCGGCCGCGCTGATCACCAACATCGGCGATCTCCGCGACGGTGGCATCCTCGTGTGCAACGAGAGTGCATTCGACAAGAAAGGCCTGGAACAGGCTGGCTACGCTTCGAACCCTCTGGAAGATGGCTCGCTGGAGCAGAGCTACAAACTGCACAAGGTCGACATGACCAAGCTCACCCGGCTGGCGGTCGAGGGCTTGGGACTCAGCCAGAAGGAAGCCGATCGCTGCCGCAACTTCTTCGCGATGGGCCTGGTGTTCTGGCTTTACGATCGATCGCTCGATCCGACGCTACGTTTCATCGACGCAAAGTTCGGCAAAAACCCCGACGTTGCCGAAGCCAACCGCCGTGCGTTGAAGGCTGGCTACAACTATGGCGAAACCGTCGAAGCCATCAGCACCCAGTATCACGTGGGCAAGGCCGACCTGACGCCTGGTACCTATCGCAACATCATGGGCAACACCGCCCTGGCTTGGGGACTAGTTACCGCGGCCCACCTGAGCAAGCGTCGGTTGTTCCTCGGTGCGTACCCCATAACTCCCGCTAGCGATATTTTGCACGAACTGGCGAAGCTTAAGAACTTCGACGTGCTGACTTTCCAGGCCGAAGACGAAATTGCCGCCGTCACCGCGACCATCGGGGCGTCGTTTGCCGGTGAGATGGCCGTGACCGCCAGCAGTGGCCCTGGTATCGCCCTCAAAGGCGAAGCCCTTGGCCTGGCGGTGATGACCGAGTTGCCGATGATCGTGATCAACGTGCAACGAGGTGGCCCCTCGACCGGTCTGCCGACCAAGACCGAGCAGGCCGACCTGTTCCAGGCCATGTACGGTCGCAATGGCGAATGCCCGATGCCGGTGATTGCGGCGTCGAGCCCCGCCGACTGCTTCGAAGTCGCTCAGGAAGCTTGGCGCATTGCCGTGGAGCATATGATCCCCGTCTTCCTGCTGACCGACGGTTACATCGCGAACGGCTCGGAGCCATGGCGCATTCCCGATGTCGGCAGCTTGCCGCGCACCGAGGTGAAGTACGCCGAACCGCTCAGCAACGGCGACGTATTCCATCCCTACGAACGCAACGAGCGACTCGCTCGTCCCTGGGCTCGGCCCGGCACCCCGACCTTGATGCACCGCGTTGGTGGATTGGAAAAGCAAGACATCACCGGCAACGTCAGCTACGATCCCGCGAATCACCAACACATGATCGAGACCCGGGCTCGCAAAGTGGAACTGATTGCCGATCACATTCCGCTGCAAGAAGTCGATGGCCCCGAGAGCGGCGACCTGCTGGTCGTCAGCTGGGGTGGCCCCTACGGATCGTGTGCTACAGCCGTGCACACCGCGCTCGCAGCTGGCAAGTCGGTAGCCCATTGCCACCTGCGATACCTCAATCCGTTCCCCAAGAATTTCGAGCAGATCCTTCGCAGCTATAAAAAGGTGCTCGTGCCTGAACTCAACTGCGGACAATTGCTCACCATCCTCCGCTCCAAGTTCGACATCCCCTTGGTTGGGCTCAACAAAGTCCAAGGCAAACCGTTCCAAGTGGGAGAGATCCTGGATCGCATTCACGCCGAGTTAGAAGGCTGA
- a CDS encoding 2-oxoacid:ferredoxin oxidoreductase subunit beta — MSTDALPVLKPTDFASDQDVRWCPGCGDYAILAQMKKVLPSLGVPREKIVFISGIGCSSRFPYYMNTYGMHSIHGRAPAVASGLKTVRPDLQVWVITGDGDGLSIGGNHLMHAIRRNMDLNIILFNNRIYGLTKGQYSPTSLLGAKTKSSPMGAIDNPLNPLSIVVGAEGTFVARTIDTNLKHMGKVMERAAAHSGTSFIEVYQNCHVFNDGAWNYAKERDEKEDNVLELEHGKPMIFGKNRDKGIRLNGLEPEVVELGKGISEDDLLFHDERATEPSLAYLLTRMRHQDGFPEPIGVFRAVESPQYDDLINRQIEQAIGTQGPGDLEKLFHSGDTWTVS; from the coding sequence ATGTCCACCGATGCACTTCCGGTACTGAAACCAACCGACTTTGCCAGCGACCAAGACGTTCGCTGGTGCCCCGGGTGTGGCGACTACGCCATTCTCGCGCAGATGAAAAAGGTGCTGCCTTCGCTGGGAGTGCCTCGCGAGAAAATCGTGTTCATCTCCGGCATCGGCTGCAGCAGTCGATTCCCCTACTACATGAACACGTACGGCATGCACTCGATCCATGGCCGTGCTCCGGCGGTGGCCTCGGGCCTGAAGACCGTACGTCCTGACTTGCAAGTGTGGGTCATCACCGGCGACGGCGACGGGTTGTCCATCGGCGGCAATCACCTGATGCATGCGATTCGTCGCAACATGGACCTGAACATCATCCTGTTCAACAACCGCATTTACGGTTTGACCAAGGGCCAGTACTCGCCGACTTCGCTGCTCGGTGCGAAGACCAAGAGCTCGCCGATGGGAGCCATCGACAACCCGCTAAATCCCTTGTCGATCGTGGTCGGCGCCGAAGGCACCTTCGTCGCTCGCACGATCGATACGAACCTGAAGCATATGGGCAAAGTGATGGAGCGCGCCGCAGCGCACTCGGGCACTTCGTTCATCGAGGTCTACCAGAACTGCCATGTGTTCAACGACGGCGCGTGGAACTACGCCAAGGAACGCGACGAAAAGGAAGACAACGTGCTGGAGCTTGAACATGGCAAGCCGATGATCTTCGGCAAGAACCGCGACAAAGGCATTCGCCTGAATGGCCTAGAGCCGGAAGTCGTGGAACTTGGCAAAGGTATCTCGGAAGACGATTTGCTATTCCACGACGAGCGAGCTACCGAGCCCAGCCTAGCTTACCTGCTGACTCGCATGCGACATCAAGATGGCTTCCCCGAACCGATCGGCGTGTTCCGAGCCGTTGAGTCTCCGCAGTACGACGACCTGATCAATCGGCAGATTGAGCAAGCCATCGGAACCCAAGGCCCTGGCGACTTGGAAAAGCTGTTCCATTCCGGCGACACCTGGACCGTATCGTAG